The Eleginops maclovinus isolate JMC-PN-2008 ecotype Puerto Natales chromosome 24, JC_Emac_rtc_rv5, whole genome shotgun sequence genome contains a region encoding:
- the LOC134860618 gene encoding sodium/potassium-transporting ATPase subunit alpha-1, whose translation MGRGEGREQYDLAATSEQGSKKKAKGKKKEKDMDELKKEVDMDDHKLTLDELNRKYATDLNNGLTGAKAAEILLRDGPNALTPPPTTPEWVKFCKQMFGGFSMLLWTGALLCFLAYGIQAAMEDEPANDNLYLGVVLSAVVIITGCFSYYQEAKSSKIMDSFKNLVPQQALVVRDGEKKNINAEEVVVGDLVEVKGGDRIPADLRIISAHGCKVDNSSLTGESEPQSRTPDFSNENPLETRNIAFFSTNCVEGTARGVVISTGDRTVMGRIATLASGLEVGRTPISIEIEHFIHIITGVAVFLGVSFFVLSLILGYSWLEAVIFLIGIIVANVPEGLLATVTVCLTLTAKRMAKKNCLVKNLEAVETLGSTSTICSDKTGTLTQNRMTVAHMWFDNQIHEADTTENQSGTSFDRSSATWAALARIAGLCNRAVFLAEQSGLPILKRDVAGDASESALLKCIELCCGSVSEMREKSPKISEIPFNSTNKYQLSIHNSAASDEGTKHLLVMKGAPERILDRCSSIMMHGKEQPLDDEMKDSFQNAYLELGGLGERVLGFCQFNLPDDQFPEGFAFDTEEVNFPTENLCFIGLMSMIDPPRAAVPDAVGKCRSAGIKVIMVTGDHPITAKAIAKGVGIISEGNETVEDIAARLNIPINEVNPRDAKACVVHGGDLKDLSPEQLDDILKYHTEIVFARTSPQQKLIIVEGCQRQGAIVAVTGDGVNDSPALKKADIGVAMGIAGSDVSKQAADMILLDDNFASIVTGVEEGRLIFDNLKKSIAYTLTSNIPEITPFLFFIIANIPLPLGTVTILCIDLGTDMVPAISLAYEAAESDIMKRQPRNPKTDKLVNERLISIAYGQIGMIQALAGFFTYFVILAENGFLPSTLLGIRVNWDNKYVNDLEDSYGQQWTYEQRKIVEFTCHTAFFVSIVIVQWADLIVCKTRRNSVFQQGMRNKILIFGLFEETALAAFLSYCPGMDVALRMYPLKPNWWFCAFPYSLLIFFYDEIRKLILRRSPGGWVERETYY comes from the exons GGTTTGACTGGAGCAAAGGCCGCTGAGATTCTGCTCCGTGACGGGCCCAACGCCCTCACTCCTCCTCCCACCACCCCAGAGTGGGTCAAATTCTGCAAACAG atgTTTGGCGGTTTCTCCATGCTTCTGTGGACCGGCGCCCTCCTCTGTTTCCTGGCCTATGGTATCCAGGCTGCAATGGAGGATGAGCCCGCTAATGACAAT TTGTACCTGGGTGTGGTGCTTTCTGCTGTCGTCATCATCACTGGATGCTTCTCGTACTACCAAGAGGCCAAGAGCTCCAAGATCATGGACTCCTTCAAGAACCTGGTCCCACAG CAAGCCCTGGTCGTCCGTGACGGCGAGAAGAAGAACATCAACGCGGAGGAAGTGGTGGTGGGGGATTTGGTGGAGGTGAAAGGAGGTGACAGGATCCCCGCCGATCTGCGCATCATCTCCGCCCACGGCTGCAAG GTGGACAACTCCTCCCTGACTGGCGAATCAGAGCCCCAGTCTCGTACCCCCGACTTCTCCAATGAGAACCCACTGGAGACCAGGAACATTGCTTTCTTCTCCACCAACTGTGTTGAAG GAACTGCCCGTGGTGTTGTGATCAGCACCGGAGACCGCACAGTGATGGGTCGTATCGCCACGCTCGCCTCTGGACTCGAAGTCGGACGCACCCCTATCTCCATCGAGATCGAGCATTTCATCCACATCATCACTGGCGTGGCCGTCTTCCTGGGTGTTTCCTTCTTCGTCCTCTCCCTCATCCTTGGATACAGCTGGCTGGAGGCAGTCATCTTCCTCATCGGTATCATCGTCGCCAACGTGCCAGAAGGTCTCCTGGCTACTGTCACT GTGTGTCTGACCCTGACCGCTAAGCGTATGGCCAAGAAGAACTGCCTGGTGAAGAACTTGGAAGCCGTGGAGACCCTGGGCTCCACCTCCACCATCTGCTCCGACAAGACCGGCACCCTGACCCAGAACAGGATGACCGTGGCCCACATGTGGTTCGACAACCAGATCCACGAGGCCGACACCACGGAGAACCAGAGCGGCACCTCATTTGACAGGAGCTCCGCCACCTGGGCCGCCCTCGCCAGAATCGCCGGACTCTGCAACCGCGCCGTCTTCCTGGCAGAGCAGTCCGGCCTGCCCATCCTCAAG AGAGATGTAGCCGGTGATGCCTCTGAGTCCGCCCTGCTGAAATGTATCGAGCTGTGCTGTGGATCAGTTTCagaaatgagagagaaaagCCCCAAGATATCCGAGATCCCGTTCAACTCTACTAACAAGTACCAG CTTTCCATACACAACAGTGCAGCGAGCGATGAGGGTACCAAGCACCTGCTGGTGATGAAGGGCGCCCCAGAGAGGATTTTGGACCGCTGCTCCAGCATCATGATGCACGGCAAAGAGCAGCCTCTGGACGACGAGATGAAAGACTCTTTCCAGAACGCATACCTGGAACTGGGAGGACTGGGAGAGAGAGTGCTTG GTTTCTGCCAGTTCAACCTGCCCGACGACCAGTTCCCAGAAGGCTTTGCTTTTGACACTGAGGAGGTGAACTTCCCCACTGAGAACCTCTGCTTCATCGGCCTCATGTCCATGATCGACCCTCCTCGTGCTGCTGTGCCCGATGCTGTCGGCAAATGCAGAAGCGCTGGAATCAAG GTCATCATGGTGACAGGTGATCATCCAATCACAGCTAAGGCCATTGCAAAGGGTGTCGGCATCATCTCCGAAGGCAACGAGACAGTGGAGGACATTGCTGCCCGTCTGAACATCCCGATCAACGAAGTTAACCCAAG AGACGCAAAGGCCTGTGTAGTCCATGGTGGAGACCTGAAAGACCTGTCCCCAGAGCAGCTGGACGACATCCTGAAGTACCACACCGAGATCGTTTTCGCCAGAACCTCCCCGCAGCAGAAACTGATCATTGTGGAAGGCTGCCAGAGACAG ggagcCATTGTGGCTGTGACAGGTGACGGTGTGAACGACTCTCCTGCTCTGAAGAAGGCTGACATCGGTGTCGCTATGGGCATCGCTGGATCTGACGTCTCCAAGCAGGCCGCCGACATGATCCTGCTGGACGACAACTTTGCCTCCATCGTCACTGGAGTGGAAGAAG GCCGTCTGATCTTCGACAACTTGAAGAAGTCCATCGCCTACACTCTGACCAGTAACATCCCTGAGATCAcccccttcctcttcttcatcatcgCCAACATCCCTCTGCCCCTGGGAACCGTCACCATCCTCTGTATCGACCTGGGAACTGACATG GTCCCCGCCATCTCCCTGGCTTATGAAGCAGCCGAGAGCGACATCATGAAGAGACAGCCCAGAAACCCCAAAACAGACAAGCTGGTGAACGAGAGGCTCATCAGCATAGCCTACGGACAGATCG GTATGATCCAGGCGCTTGCTGGTTTCTTCACATACTTTGTGATCCTGGCTGAAAATGGCTTCCTGCCCTCCACCCTGCTGGGCATCAGAGTGAACTGGGATAATAAATACGTGAACGATCTGGAGGACAGCTATGGGCAGCAGTGG ACTTACGAGCAGAGGAAGATCGTGGAGTTCACCTGCCACACCGCCTTCTTTGTCAGCATCGTCATCGTCCAGTGGGCCGATCTGATCGTCTGTAAGACCAGAAGGAACTCTGTATTCCAACAGGGCATGAG GAACAAGATCCTGATCTTCGGTCTGTTTGAGGAGACCGCTCTGGCCGCCTTCCTCTCGTACTGCCCCGGCATGGACGTGGCCCTCAGGATGTACCCTCTCAA gCCCAACTGGTGGTTCTGCGCCTTCCCCTACTCCCTGCTCATCTTTTTCTATGATGAAATCCGTAAGCTGATCCTCAGACGCAGCCCAGGAG GTTGGGTGGAGCGGGAGACCTACTATTAA